The following proteins are encoded in a genomic region of Ostrea edulis chromosome 7, xbOstEdul1.1, whole genome shotgun sequence:
- the LOC125653630 gene encoding uncharacterized protein LOC125653630, producing the protein MAIIFMRLQNFGNHNYSPCLKMASFSVMKAVVILCLASTISAVKWPQGTYTLVKPVTGCPPGWLEGWRFQDNENDYNANYINRNPHHYYGIYGTKPRDLKFSYCTKDAHDFNEGGNWPAGDYCIFRQGPSCPAGFDTGAVFWDDENTMNMNRYGGVLPDGNYNNDTYINFCCRNDGYWMNPIELPTTQPFFLLRHASHCQTVKGMTIIEIGVYFGNEINYNNDGAFGNHPYLFEVHGHQLFIGYCYYHP; encoded by the exons ATGGCAA TCATCTTCATGAGACTACAGAATTTTGGAAATCATAATTACTCCCCTTGTTTGAAGATGGCTTCTTTCTCTGTTATGAAAGCAGTCGTCATCCTTTGCCTGGCATCGACCATCTCAGCAG TCAAATGGCCACAAGGGACGTATACGTTGGTAAAACCAGTTACCGGGTGTCCCCCGGGGTGGTTGGAGGGATGGAGATTTCAGGACAATGAAAACGATTATAATGCCAACTATATTAACAGAAATCCCCATCACTACTACG GCATATATGGTACTAAGCCTAGAGATTTGAAATTTTCCTACTGTACCAAGGACGCTCATGACTTTAACGAAGGGGGCAATTGGCCAGCTGGAGATTATTGCATCTTTAGACAAGGACCCTCATGTCCTGCAG GTTTTGATACTGGAGCTGTTTTTTGGGATGACGAAAACACCATGAACATGAACAGATACGGAGGAGTTTTACCCGATGGAAACTATAACAATGATACCTACATTAACTTTTGCTGCAg AAATGATGGTTATTGGATGAACCCAATCGAGCTTCCGACCACTCAACCATTTTTTCTGTTGAGACACGCATCCCATTGTCAGACAGTGAAAGGAATGACCATCATAGAAATTGGTGTCTACTTTGGCAACGAAATAAACTATAATAACGATGGTGCGTTTGGAAACCATCCATATCTATTCGAAGTCCATGGGCACCAATTATTCATCGGGTACTGCTACTATCATCCATAG